The Bacteroidota bacterium region AACCGTTTTAAAAAGAGGGGTAAAAATAAAAAATATTAAACTTACCGACGACCCTGATGAAATTGATTGTAAAATTGAGGGGAGTGCAATTGTGCTCAAAACTGAGTTTGTGAAAAAGATATAGTGAGTCCTGTCAGGTGTTTTCATCTGACTGCACCTTGCAGCACAGCGATGAATAAAATATATATCATACTATTTGCAATACTATTTGGTTGTAAAAATGATACAACTATTTCCCAAAAAAATGCAGAAAATAATTATTATAAAAATTGTGGTATAGAAGGTAGTGCAAAAGACGAAAGTCTGAAGTCTTTGAACCGACTAAAGAACCGCTTTAGTTCGCCTACTGACAAGGATATCAATACAGAAATTACCTTAGATAAAATACTGCAAGCAGGTGATGACTATAATAGATGGAATACTTCGCAAGCCGCTAAAATAAAAGGATATATTATAGAAGTAAAAAAGGGAGGTGTGGAAACTTGCAATTGCAAAATGAAAGAAGAAATTGATAGAGATACCCATATAGAAATAGTGCTCGACGCTATGAGTGAATCTAAAACCAAAAGAATGGTAATAGAGGTTACGCCGAGAATAAGAAAACTAATGGAAGGCAAAGGAATTAATTGGAGTACCCG contains the following coding sequences:
- a CDS encoding zinc ribbon domain-containing protein YjdM, coding for METKDSNGNILQNGDSVHLVKDLKVKGSSTVLKRGVKIKNIKLTDDPDEIDCKIEGSAIVLKTEFVKKI